The Pongo abelii isolate AG06213 chromosome 20, NHGRI_mPonAbe1-v2.0_pri, whole genome shotgun sequence genome window below encodes:
- the MAP2K2 gene encoding dual specificity mitogen-activated protein kinase kinase 2 isoform X2, with protein MNAIPGKAGLLQESWSSMVGKSRLPSQPLQAPPAQPLQAPPASLSRLPSHPLQAPPASLSRLPQPTLSRLPQPTLSRLPSPPSPGSPSQPLQAPQPPSPGSPSQPLQAPPAHPFQAPQPASPGSPSPPSPGSPSPPSPGSPSPPSPRSPATLSRLPSPPSPGSPSQPRQAPPAHPLQAPPAHPLQAPPATLSRLPQPTLSSLSSTLLSAERRRDARQTVAVGTRPVTPTVLGVAWQVCPEPLPLPLKRHLGWLPVPGVLAFGGFGPQVCCQAALGKTWNFCFIMCDMDVGPHPGTSLPMMTRFQALRRMPGTAARRPQAVGRG; from the coding sequence ATGAACGCCATCCCAGGGAAGGCTGGGCTTTTGCAGGAGTCCTGGAGCAGCATGGTGGGGAAATCCAGGCTCCCCAGCCAGCCTCTCCAGGctcccccagcccagcctctccAGGCTCCCCCAGCCAGCCTCTCCAGGCTCCCCAGCCACCCTCTCCAGGCTCCCCCAGCCAGCCTCTCCAGgctcccccagcccaccctctccaggctcccccagcccaccctctCCAGGCTCCCCAGCCCACCCTCTCCAGGCTCCCCCAGCCAGCCTCTCCAGGCTCCCCAGCCACCCTCTCCAGGCTCCCCCAGCCAGCCTCTCCAGGCTCCCCCAGCCCACCCTTTCCAGGCTCCCCAGCCAGCCTCTCCAGGATCCCCCAGCCCACCCTCTCCAGgctcccccagcccaccctctccaggctcccccagcccaccctctCCACGGTCCCCAGCCACCCTCTCCAGGCTCCCCAGCCCACCCTCTCCAGGTTCCCCCAGCCAGCCTCGCCAGGCTCCTCCAGCCCACCCTCTCCAGgctcccccagcccaccctctCCAGGCTCCCCCAGCCACCCTCTCCAGGCTCCCCCAGCCCACTCTCTCCAGCCTCAGTTCCACTTTGCTCTCTGCTGAGCGCAGAAGAGACGCACGCCAGACGGTGGCAGTGGGAACTCGGCCCGTCACCCCTACTGTCCTGGGGGTGGCCTGGCAGGTGTGTCCagagcctctgcctctgcctctgaagAGGCACCTTGGGTGGCTCCCAGTGCCTGGGGTTTTGGCGTTTGGGGGTTTTGGTCCCCAGGTTTGTTGCCAGGCAGCCTTGGGCAAGACATGGAATTTCTGTTTCATCATGTGTGACATGGATGTGGGGCCACACCCAGGGACCAGCCTACCCATGATGACTCGTTTCCAGGCCCTCCGCAGGATGCCCGGCACAGCGGCGAGGAGACCGCAGGCTGTGGGGAGGGGCTGA